CAGGTAGTGGCGTCGTTGCTTGTTGATCAGGGCGACCTGGTCGGCGAGACCGGTCTGCGGGGCCAGCGCGAGCTTCATGAAGAACTCGTCCCGCAACCGCGGCTCGTCCGCCGTCTCCTCGTACCAGACGCGCAGCGCTTCCTGCCCGGCGTCGGTGAGGTGGTAGATCTTCTTGTTGGGCCGACTCGACTGCTCGACCTCCTCGCCCTCGATCAGCCCCGTCTTCTCGAGGCGGCTCAGAGTCACGTAGATCTGGCCGATGTTCGGCTGAGGGTACGCGGCGCCCAAGAGTCGCTCAAGGTCCTGCTTGAGCTCGTAGCCATGGGCCGGGCCGCGCGCCAGCAGGGCCAGGAGGGGCAGGCGCACTCGTGCTGTCCTCCTCGCAGCCTCGTATTGTGGTCCAGGCCCTAGTATCGCCCATACCTAACGGGTATACATAGCCTCTGACTCCGGGCGAGGGTGCCCGGCGCCGGTGTACTGGGAGGAACCTATGCGGTGGATACGTGCCGCCGGTAGGGGCCTCCTCGTTCTCGCCGTCGTCCTGGCCGGTTACGGCGCGTCCGGCGCCCGGGCGGCCGGTGGCCTGGAGGGCCGCGGACCGCTCACCCTCGCCACCGCCGGCGACCTCACCGGCTACCTCGGCCCGCTGCTCCAGGGCTGGAACCGCGCCCACCCCGGCGAGAAGGTCACCCTCGTCGAACTGCCGGACTCGGCGGACGAGTCGCGCGCCCAGATGATCACCGATCTGCGCGGCGGCGCCCGCAGCCGGTTCGACGTCCTCAACATCGACGTCGCCTGGACCTCGGAGTTCGCCGCCGCCGGCTGGATCCGCCCGCTGCCTCGAGACCGCTT
The sequence above is a segment of the Streptomyces asoensis genome. Coding sequences within it:
- a CDS encoding PadR family transcriptional regulator; amino-acid sequence: MRLPLLALLARGPAHGYELKQDLERLLGAAYPQPNIGQIYVTLSRLEKTGLIEGEEVEQSSRPNKKIYHLTDAGQEALRVWYEETADEPRLRDEFFMKLALAPQTGLADQVALINKQRRHYLNTMRTLSKLVTGENRDNRTARLLIEGAMLHLQADLDWLERCQEELEEPE